Proteins from one Natrinema salifodinae genomic window:
- a CDS encoding helix-turn-helix domain-containing protein has protein sequence MQEFAFTVTYESGADDLMDVFIGHSGLYSRTVSCHASTETMWRVDEVTGPREALSAYDRRIENLSRCSNLRGMGGCRLDWTHEVLSEGPTSRVIYSRQSEGDGCRSIPYLAAKHLDDGVLCRAEQHGNEYRWRLLAEDEASLSPIYDDLSDNLRDGLDLEFERLDHSPTWHTDRVSGADLPYQQRQALELAAEYGYYESPRRCSLQEIAEAEGIPISTFQYRITRAEAWLVTTFLSNEPLDRSRSPDIAGDD, from the coding sequence ATGCAGGAGTTCGCGTTTACGGTCACGTACGAGAGTGGAGCGGACGATCTGATGGACGTCTTTATCGGACACTCCGGGCTGTACTCGCGAACCGTTTCGTGTCACGCCTCGACCGAGACGATGTGGCGGGTGGACGAAGTGACGGGACCCCGAGAAGCTCTCTCAGCGTACGATCGGCGGATCGAGAACCTCTCTCGCTGCTCCAATCTACGCGGAATGGGTGGCTGTCGACTCGACTGGACGCACGAAGTGCTCTCCGAAGGGCCGACGAGCCGAGTCATTTACTCTCGCCAATCCGAAGGAGACGGCTGCCGGTCGATTCCGTATCTCGCGGCGAAACACCTCGACGACGGCGTCTTGTGCCGGGCCGAACAACACGGCAATGAATACAGGTGGCGGCTCCTCGCGGAGGACGAAGCGTCCCTGAGTCCGATTTACGACGACCTCAGCGACAACCTTCGCGACGGACTCGACCTCGAATTCGAGCGACTCGATCACTCGCCGACGTGGCACACCGACCGCGTCTCCGGCGCCGATCTTCCTTACCAGCAACGCCAGGCGCTCGAACTCGCTGCCGAGTACGGCTACTACGAGTCGCCCCGTCGGTGCTCCCTGCAAGAAATCGCCGAAGCCGAAGGGATCCCGATTTCGACGTTCCAGTACCGCATTACGCGCGCCGAAGCCTGGCTCGTGACGACGTTCCTCTCGAACGAACCGCTCGATCGCTCCCGATCACCGGATATCGCGGGCGACGACTGA
- a CDS encoding tyrosine-type recombinase/integrase produces MPTRRTPVEDALGRYFASLNAGGTIDTLRWVLEKGEQSFLTYLRERGVEYIDQIDVKCCRDWGMELRTRYIDDDLKASTAHNYFRYTRAFLSFCVRDQLLERNPAKTGAAEEFLPEDTGKRDRQFWRADDREALLTHVSRRVDRSFDDESIDTERAYRDRAIVTLLALAGVRGAEIFRDPNDERRNGCIWADVDLKSGELEVFGKSREYETVGLPTKARTALARYRKAVDPPTETWPVFPTGHYNSKRKALIDAYDATTVERWLEADGDRPNTAIVDDRLRKTEVPPPALSKNGGRRVMQRLCDEANLEIDGEYLKPHGGRRGLGHELYASGRSEYAQQALRHQSIETTHDAYSDIKSEDVANTIDEVMDATGEGQ; encoded by the coding sequence GTGCCTACCCGGCGAACGCCCGTCGAGGACGCTCTCGGACGATACTTCGCGAGTCTGAACGCCGGCGGTACGATCGACACGCTCCGCTGGGTTCTCGAGAAGGGCGAGCAATCGTTTCTCACCTATCTCCGCGAACGTGGCGTCGAATACATCGACCAGATCGACGTCAAATGCTGCCGAGACTGGGGGATGGAACTGCGAACGCGGTACATCGACGACGACCTGAAAGCCTCGACGGCCCACAACTACTTTCGGTATACTCGCGCGTTTCTGTCGTTTTGCGTTCGCGATCAGCTGCTCGAGCGCAACCCCGCGAAAACCGGCGCAGCCGAGGAATTCCTTCCCGAAGATACGGGGAAGCGTGACCGGCAATTCTGGCGCGCTGATGACCGTGAAGCGCTTCTTACCCACGTCTCACGGCGGGTCGACCGGTCGTTCGACGACGAGTCGATCGACACCGAACGAGCTTACCGCGACCGAGCGATCGTAACCCTGCTCGCACTGGCCGGAGTCCGCGGGGCCGAGATCTTCCGCGATCCGAACGACGAGCGTCGGAACGGGTGCATCTGGGCCGACGTCGACCTCAAAAGCGGTGAACTCGAGGTCTTCGGCAAGTCCCGCGAGTACGAGACGGTCGGCCTCCCGACGAAGGCACGAACGGCGCTCGCGCGGTATCGGAAAGCCGTGGATCCCCCGACCGAGACGTGGCCGGTGTTCCCGACGGGTCACTACAACTCGAAACGAAAGGCGCTGATCGACGCCTATGACGCAACGACCGTCGAACGATGGCTTGAGGCCGACGGTGATCGACCGAACACGGCGATCGTCGACGACCGCTTGCGCAAAACGGAGGTTCCGCCGCCGGCGCTGTCGAAAAACGGCGGTCGACGCGTGATGCAACGCCTCTGTGACGAGGCGAACCTCGAGATCGACGGTGAGTATCTGAAACCACACGGCGGCCGTCGCGGGCTCGGCCACGAACTGTACGCCAGCGGTCGGTCGGAGTATGCACAACAGGCGCTGCGCCACCAATCGATCGAAACGACCCACGACGCCTACAGCGATATCAAAAGTGAAGACGTGGCGAATACGATCGACGAAGTTATGGATGCTACGGGAGAAGGCCAGTAA
- a CDS encoding amidohydrolase family protein, translated as MRRPTGTHTFGVSRRNYLKLGSATALTVAALGSADADESEEADSDGDANERIVIRNGTVVTVDPELGIQRDADVLVDGGTIERIERSIEAPTADVIDADDAIVLPGFVNSHLHTWQAGVRGVAGDWSFDEYLETMLGEISGHYRPVDAYLGNLFGAVEQLNAGTTTILDWFHIANSPDHTDRAIDGLEDAGIRAVFAHGPPGDDSATWWENSAEPHPDDVRRLHRERFPADDGRLTLAMGIRGPDYSTDEVVAHDIELARELGIPASMHIGSLGPGGVETLDELGLLGDDLNYVHANRLTQAEFERIGASGGSVSITPEVEMQMGMGMPALRETLDGGGVPSVGVDIVSNVSGDLFTQARLALQTQRALDNQPTVERNEQIETVSLPARRALELATIDGARALGLDDEIGSLTPGKRADVTLVRTDDIATSPVHDPVETVVFQTGVANVDTVLVDGEIVKRDGVLYNEPARTQRRRLVESGRRILRESEL; from the coding sequence ATGAGAAGACCCACCGGTACCCACACGTTCGGAGTATCGAGGCGGAACTACCTCAAACTCGGGAGTGCGACGGCGCTGACCGTCGCTGCTCTCGGGAGCGCCGACGCCGACGAGTCGGAGGAGGCCGATTCGGACGGCGACGCGAACGAGCGGATCGTCATCCGGAACGGGACGGTCGTGACGGTCGATCCCGAACTCGGTATCCAACGCGATGCCGACGTACTCGTCGACGGCGGAACGATCGAGCGAATCGAACGGTCGATCGAGGCGCCGACCGCCGACGTCATCGACGCCGACGATGCGATCGTCCTGCCCGGGTTCGTCAATTCACACCTCCACACGTGGCAAGCGGGCGTTCGCGGGGTTGCGGGGGACTGGTCGTTCGACGAATACCTGGAGACGATGCTCGGAGAGATCAGCGGCCACTATCGTCCCGTCGACGCGTACCTCGGGAACCTCTTCGGCGCCGTCGAACAGCTCAACGCCGGGACGACGACGATTCTGGACTGGTTCCATATCGCGAACTCACCGGACCACACCGACCGCGCGATAGACGGGCTCGAGGACGCCGGTATCAGAGCGGTGTTCGCCCACGGGCCGCCAGGCGACGACAGCGCGACGTGGTGGGAGAACAGCGCGGAACCGCATCCGGACGACGTCCGTCGACTCCACCGCGAACGCTTCCCCGCCGACGACGGGCGACTCACGCTGGCGATGGGGATTCGTGGTCCGGATTACTCGACGGACGAGGTCGTCGCGCACGATATCGAACTCGCTCGCGAACTCGGTATTCCGGCCTCCATGCACATCGGATCGCTCGGGCCTGGCGGCGTGGAGACGCTCGACGAGCTCGGCCTCCTCGGCGACGACCTCAATTACGTGCACGCGAACCGCCTCACGCAGGCGGAGTTCGAGCGCATCGGCGCCTCCGGCGGGTCGGTGTCGATCACGCCCGAGGTCGAAATGCAGATGGGGATGGGAATGCCGGCGCTCCGGGAGACCCTCGACGGGGGCGGGGTTCCGTCGGTCGGCGTCGACATCGTCTCCAACGTCAGCGGCGATCTGTTCACCCAGGCGCGGCTGGCGCTCCAGACCCAGCGGGCCCTCGACAATCAACCGACCGTCGAGCGGAACGAACAGATCGAAACGGTCTCCCTGCCCGCCAGGCGCGCGCTCGAACTCGCGACGATCGACGGGGCCCGGGCGCTCGGCCTGGACGACGAGATCGGATCGCTGACGCCGGGCAAGCGGGCGGACGTCACGCTCGTTCGGACGGACGATATCGCCACGTCGCCGGTGCACGATCCGGTCGAAACGGTCGTCTTCCAGACGGGGGTTGCGAACGTCGATACCGTTCTCGTCGACGGTGAGATCGTCAAACGAGACGGCGTCCTGTACAACGAGCCCGCGCGGACGCAGCGACGCCGACTCGTGGAGTCGGGACGGCGGATTCTCCGGGAAAGCGAGTTATAG
- a CDS encoding universal stress protein: MTIVASVDDEERSKAVVKEAATLADRFDEPLHIVSVYEESEHDHLINEKIDIDQKATDEDRKEIARTVAERASEGISREHEVIGRTGNPAEEILDYATEVDARYLVLGGRKRSPVGKALFGSVTQSILLDADRPVVAVMDSD, translated from the coding sequence ATGACGATTGTTGCTTCAGTTGATGACGAGGAGAGATCGAAAGCAGTAGTGAAGGAAGCGGCGACGTTAGCCGATCGCTTTGACGAACCGCTTCACATCGTGTCCGTGTATGAAGAATCGGAGCACGATCATCTCATCAACGAGAAAATCGACATCGATCAGAAGGCGACGGATGAGGACAGAAAAGAAATCGCTCGAACGGTCGCCGAACGGGCTTCCGAGGGGATTTCGCGGGAGCACGAAGTGATCGGGCGGACGGGAAATCCCGCCGAAGAAATTCTGGATTATGCAACCGAGGTAGATGCCCGATATCTCGTTCTGGGGGGACGGAAACGGTCGCCAGTTGGCAAGGCGCTATTCGGAAGCGTCACTCAATCGATCCTCCTGGACGCGGACCGACCGGTAGTCGCGGTGATGGACAGCGACTGA
- a CDS encoding creatininase family protein encodes MHAPRDEFLVGTGGGSTDGGARPRRQHGPHAPVGTDTIIARAIAADADREWDGDSVVLPALPVGIAPYHGRFPGTLSVSPETLRGYARDIVESLSDSSSSIETVVFVNGHGGNGETLSHLGRELTESTSVDPDVYRWEWMRAVDDHVGHAGELETSVLLYLCPDDVGEPVDGDATAWENTVDGGVVHQFTDEFNENGAVGDATDASAQVGDRTFSTAVDALVSFLDRVDSPAR; translated from the coding sequence GTGCATGCACCTCGAGACGAGTTCCTGGTCGGAACTGGAGGAGGCAGCACCGACGGCGGCGCTCGTCCCCGTCGGCAGCACGGACCTCACGCGCCGGTCGGGACCGACACGATCATCGCTCGAGCGATCGCCGCTGACGCCGACCGAGAGTGGGACGGCGACTCAGTCGTGCTCCCGGCGCTGCCGGTGGGTATCGCGCCGTACCACGGACGGTTCCCCGGGACCCTGTCGGTTTCGCCGGAAACGCTTCGCGGGTACGCCCGCGACATCGTGGAGTCGCTATCGGATTCGAGTTCGAGTATCGAAACCGTCGTGTTCGTCAACGGGCACGGCGGCAACGGCGAGACGCTGTCGCACCTGGGCCGCGAACTGACCGAGTCGACGTCGGTCGATCCCGACGTGTACCGCTGGGAGTGGATGCGCGCCGTCGACGACCACGTCGGTCACGCGGGCGAACTCGAGACGTCGGTCTTGCTTTACCTGTGCCCCGACGACGTCGGTGAACCGGTCGACGGCGACGCGACGGCGTGGGAAAATACGGTCGACGGCGGAGTCGTACACCAGTTCACCGACGAATTCAACGAGAACGGCGCTGTCGGCGACGCGACCGATGCGTCGGCACAAGTAGGCGACCGGACGTTCTCGACGGCGGTCGACGCGCTCGTGTCGTTTCTCGACCGGGTCGATAGCCCAGCACGGTAG
- a CDS encoding Fic family protein has translation MALQELPDDAPGRLVPYDRRPYYNPDPLPPDSELQFGKEFYELLSEATFWLGKLSGFGLTTDFAPVLYTSLLRKEAMESSEIEGADIDYNALYSFETRSLDRSDAVAEQAAAIDETKDVQEVLNYERALKSGINALDHGDGISIDLLHTLHKTLLTDVPGDRRETDTIGAFKTVPNHLGEFVPPVPSAVDGLMAALMTYIRTGGSYHPLIDIALTHYQFETIHPYGDGNGRLGRLLITLQLSDQDYLEQPTLYLSEYFNRYKETYVDRMNAVRKYGEWEAWVEFFVTGIRHQAEESLLRSQELHSLQQDYEATYGDTSAAYAELACKLFEQPYLTANVVQELLDVTGPTAYRAIDQLEEEGVLEETTGKERNREYRAREIFEILERPPRTY, from the coding sequence ATGGCTCTTCAGGAGTTACCTGACGACGCCCCGGGACGCCTTGTTCCATACGATCGGCGTCCATACTATAACCCAGATCCCCTTCCGCCAGATAGCGAGTTACAATTCGGGAAAGAGTTCTATGAGCTGCTTTCGGAGGCGACGTTTTGGCTCGGAAAACTCAGCGGGTTCGGACTGACGACCGATTTCGCACCCGTGTTATACACGTCGTTGCTTCGGAAAGAAGCAATGGAATCATCTGAAATCGAGGGTGCAGATATCGATTACAATGCGCTCTATAGTTTTGAGACCCGATCGTTGGACCGATCCGATGCAGTTGCTGAGCAAGCAGCAGCTATAGACGAAACTAAAGACGTCCAAGAAGTGCTCAACTATGAGCGTGCTCTAAAAAGCGGGATCAACGCTCTCGATCACGGTGATGGGATCTCCATCGACCTTCTGCATACTCTCCATAAGACACTCTTGACCGACGTGCCTGGAGATCGCCGAGAAACGGATACCATTGGGGCATTCAAGACCGTCCCGAATCACCTGGGTGAATTCGTCCCTCCCGTTCCAAGCGCCGTCGACGGACTGATGGCTGCGCTAATGACGTATATCCGGACCGGTGGAAGCTACCACCCGCTCATCGATATTGCGCTCACACACTATCAGTTCGAGACGATTCACCCCTACGGGGACGGTAACGGTCGGCTCGGACGTCTCCTCATCACATTACAACTGTCTGATCAAGACTACCTCGAGCAACCAACGCTCTACCTGAGCGAGTACTTCAATCGATACAAAGAGACGTATGTCGATCGTATGAACGCCGTCCGGAAGTACGGCGAGTGGGAAGCATGGGTAGAGTTCTTCGTGACGGGTATCCGCCACCAGGCAGAAGAATCCCTACTCCGTTCTCAGGAACTTCACTCCTTGCAGCAGGACTACGAAGCGACGTACGGCGACACCTCTGCTGCCTATGCAGAACTAGCGTGTAAACTCTTCGAGCAGCCATATCTCACTGCTAACGTTGTTCAGGAACTGCTCGACGTAACGGGACCAACGGCCTATCGAGCGATCGACCAACTGGAGGAAGAAGGAGTGCTTGAGGAGACGACTGGAAAGGAACGGAACCGGGAATATCGTGCGCGAGAGATCTTTGAGATTCTCGAGCGGCCACCACGGACATATTAG